Proteins from a genomic interval of Mesobacillus sp. S13:
- the alsC gene encoding D-allose ABC transporter permease: MREKVKIIWQKYGTFGILVLLVLIMGILSPTYFFNTSNLTQVILQSSINIIVGVGEFFPILIAGIDLSVGSIMALTGMITAKLLVMGVPVILAVILGGVILGAVLGFVNGFLIVKTKLHPFIITLGTLSIFRGLTLIISDARPVYGLPQEFTLGVAGWLWFVPIPVIIALGLAGTLIFITNKTKMGRNIYALGGNKQAAWFSGINVGLHTIIVFMISGMAAGIGGVVLTARLGAAEPLAGTGFELFAIAAAIIGGTSFFGGKGKITGVIMGALIIGVINNGLNILNVSTYYQQIVMGALIIGAVALDSFIAGKKE, translated from the coding sequence ATGAGAGAAAAGGTTAAGATTATCTGGCAAAAATACGGTACTTTCGGAATCCTGGTTCTACTGGTTTTAATAATGGGGATCCTTTCTCCAACTTACTTCTTTAATACATCAAACCTTACACAGGTCATCCTGCAAAGTTCCATTAATATCATTGTAGGTGTAGGGGAATTCTTTCCTATTCTGATAGCTGGTATTGATTTATCGGTAGGATCAATTATGGCTTTGACAGGAATGATTACAGCGAAATTGCTCGTTATGGGTGTACCGGTCATTTTAGCGGTCATTTTAGGTGGAGTTATTTTAGGGGCAGTATTAGGTTTTGTTAATGGGTTCCTAATTGTTAAGACAAAATTGCATCCTTTTATCATTACGTTGGGTACTCTTTCCATCTTTAGAGGATTAACACTAATAATTTCAGATGCGCGCCCCGTATATGGGCTGCCTCAGGAATTTACCCTAGGTGTTGCTGGCTGGCTTTGGTTCGTTCCCATTCCAGTTATTATCGCACTTGGGTTAGCTGGCACCTTAATCTTTATTACAAACAAAACCAAAATGGGAAGAAATATTTATGCATTGGGTGGGAATAAACAAGCTGCATGGTTCTCAGGAATCAACGTGGGACTTCACACAATCATCGTATTTATGATTTCTGGCATGGCTGCAGGAATTGGTGGTGTCGTTTTGACAGCCCGTCTTGGTGCGGCTGAACCACTAGCAGGAACTGGCTTTGAGTTATTTGCAATCGCGGCCGCAATCATTGGAGGAACAAGCTTTTTCGGTGGTAAGGGAAAAATTACAGGGGTCATCATGGGGGCATTGATTATCGGTGTCATCAATAATGGTCTAAATATCCTTAATGTATCTACTTATTACCAGCAAATTGTAATGGGAGCTTTAATTATCGGAGCAGTAGCATTGGATAGCTTTATCGCAGGTAAAAAAGAATAA
- a CDS encoding sugar ABC transporter ATP-binding protein, translating into MNALVKMEKITKRFAGVTALKDVDFSLVPGEVHVLLGENGAGKSTLMKILCGVYEPTEGSIQIGDRQFSNLSPKEAAENGISIIYQELSVINDLSIAENIFVGKWPTKKVFGIEVVDKDYMQKVTVDLLERVGLKRKPSELVGELSISEKQQVEIAKALASEAKVLIMDEPTSSLTDGEIEKLFKVIRQLKSEGVGIVYISHKLKEIKIIGDRITILKDGAYVTTRELATTETNELITLMVGRELQSKYTGSHEHQGTNEVIFEVKNLTRKDGKVKDINFELYKGEILGFAGLIGSGRTELMNSIVASEPISSGEINLNGKKLKLKNPYDAVKNNIAYITENRRETGFFPNFEIWKNISISSLASDSKFGGLYGLVNTKKELEWAEKQKEAMSIRCSSVHQNITELSGGNQQKVIIGRWLAAGSDLFIFDEPTRGIDVGAKSEIYKIMRQLADSGKGVLVVSSELPELLSICDRIAVFNDGRLNGILSSEEATEERIMEKATS; encoded by the coding sequence ATGAACGCCCTGGTAAAGATGGAGAAAATAACGAAGAGATTCGCTGGTGTAACAGCATTGAAAGATGTAGATTTCTCTCTTGTGCCTGGAGAAGTGCATGTTTTATTGGGTGAAAACGGAGCAGGTAAATCTACACTAATGAAAATTCTTTGTGGAGTGTACGAACCGACAGAAGGAAGTATTCAAATCGGAGATCGTCAATTTTCCAACTTATCTCCAAAGGAAGCTGCAGAAAATGGGATCAGTATCATTTATCAGGAGCTTAGTGTTATCAATGACTTATCTATCGCTGAAAACATCTTTGTAGGCAAATGGCCTACAAAGAAGGTTTTCGGTATTGAGGTAGTTGATAAAGACTATATGCAAAAAGTGACAGTCGATCTCCTAGAGCGTGTGGGACTAAAACGTAAGCCATCTGAACTTGTTGGTGAGCTATCTATTTCGGAAAAACAGCAGGTTGAGATTGCAAAAGCACTTGCATCTGAGGCGAAGGTTCTGATCATGGATGAGCCGACTTCATCCTTAACAGATGGAGAAATTGAAAAGCTGTTTAAAGTGATCCGACAACTAAAGAGTGAAGGCGTTGGAATTGTCTACATCTCTCATAAACTGAAAGAAATTAAAATCATAGGTGACCGGATTACGATTTTAAAAGATGGCGCATATGTAACAACACGAGAGCTTGCAACAACCGAAACCAATGAGCTCATTACGTTGATGGTTGGGCGCGAGCTGCAATCAAAATATACTGGCAGCCACGAACACCAAGGAACCAATGAAGTTATTTTTGAAGTGAAGAATCTAACGAGAAAAGATGGGAAGGTAAAAGATATTAACTTTGAGCTATACAAGGGTGAAATATTAGGGTTTGCAGGACTGATTGGATCAGGTAGAACAGAGCTTATGAATTCAATCGTTGCATCTGAACCAATTAGCTCGGGAGAAATCAACCTGAATGGTAAAAAACTAAAACTGAAGAATCCGTATGATGCCGTTAAAAACAATATTGCCTATATTACTGAGAATAGAAGAGAGACAGGATTCTTTCCTAACTTTGAAATCTGGAAAAACATCTCCATTTCTTCTCTGGCTAGTGATTCCAAATTTGGTGGACTGTACGGGCTTGTAAACACGAAGAAGGAGTTAGAATGGGCTGAAAAACAAAAAGAGGCCATGTCTATCCGGTGTTCTTCAGTTCACCAAAACATCACCGAATTATCGGGGGGAAACCAGCAAAAGGTCATTATCGGAAGATGGCTTGCAGCAGGCTCTGATTTGTTCATTTTTGATGAACCGACTAGAGGAATTGATGTAGGTGCCAAGAGTGAAATCTATAAGATCATGCGCCAACTCGCAGATAGTGGTAAAGGTGTATTGGTTGTTTCATCCGAACTTCCAGAACTACTGAGTATTTGTGATCGTATTGCGGTCTTTAATGATGGCCGGCTAAACGGAATCCTCTCAAGCGAGGAAGCAACAGAAGAGAGAATTATGGAAAAGGCAACATCTTAA
- the alsB gene encoding D-allose transporter substrate-binding protein translates to MKKFKIFPIVFMVFALLLAGCNAGPTGGKEATDKKAEGSGDEKVKVAMILKTLSSPFWVAMEEGIKEEAEKLGVEVEILAAQSEDDLQGQLRIFEDLLIKDYDGIGFAPLSPVNLIQPAVNAYKDGIPTVNIDEKVDMDELKNAGGNVNAFVTTDNVKVGEQAGQFIVDAIKEGKVAIVEGKSGNASGEARRQGAANAFEAAEGIELVASQPADWDRNKALDVVSNMIQRYPDLKAIYAANDTMALGALQAVQNAGKQDQIIVVGTDGQPEAIESVKNGGLTATVAQDSAEIGRESLRLLVEAVKENKVITEGVEPEIVTVPSYIVSE, encoded by the coding sequence ATGAAAAAATTTAAGATTTTCCCTATTGTATTTATGGTTTTTGCTTTATTACTTGCTGGATGTAATGCTGGCCCGACAGGAGGAAAAGAAGCAACCGATAAAAAGGCTGAAGGATCTGGAGATGAGAAAGTTAAAGTTGCCATGATATTGAAAACGCTATCAAGTCCATTTTGGGTTGCTATGGAAGAAGGAATTAAAGAAGAAGCAGAAAAGCTTGGTGTAGAGGTTGAAATCCTTGCTGCTCAGTCCGAAGATGACCTTCAAGGGCAACTTAGAATTTTTGAAGACTTATTGATCAAAGATTATGACGGTATCGGTTTTGCTCCATTATCTCCAGTAAACCTTATTCAGCCAGCCGTAAACGCATACAAGGATGGAATTCCTACAGTTAATATCGATGAAAAAGTGGACATGGATGAATTGAAAAATGCAGGCGGTAATGTCAATGCATTTGTAACCACGGATAATGTGAAGGTTGGAGAGCAGGCTGGCCAATTCATCGTAGACGCAATTAAAGAAGGAAAAGTGGCGATTGTTGAAGGTAAATCTGGAAATGCTTCTGGGGAAGCAAGACGACAGGGTGCAGCAAATGCTTTTGAAGCAGCTGAGGGTATTGAACTAGTTGCTAGTCAGCCAGCTGATTGGGATCGCAATAAAGCCCTTGATGTAGTGTCAAACATGATTCAAAGATACCCCGATTTGAAAGCGATTTACGCTGCAAATGATACGATGGCTCTTGGTGCACTTCAAGCTGTTCAAAATGCTGGTAAACAAGATCAAATCATTGTTGTTGGTACAGATGGGCAGCCAGAAGCAATTGAATCTGTGAAAAATGGCGGTTTAACTGCAACAGTCGCGCAGGATTCAGCTGAAATCGGCCGTGAAAGTTTAAGGTTACTTGTGGAGGCTGTAAAAGAAAATAAGGTTATTACGGAAGGTGTAGAACCGGAAATCGTTACAGTCCCTTCATATATTGTTAGCGAATAA
- a CDS encoding IS1182 family transposase — MLSKNNPIQRDQLEMVALDQLVPMEHLVRKMEAAIDFSFIYDLVKDVYSEVGRPSIDPVILIKLTFIQYTFGIRSMRQTIAEVETNMAYRWFLGYGFHDKVPHFSTFGKNYERRFKDTDLFEQIFYRILKTAADKKLISAEHVFIDSTHVKASANKHKFEKKVVRKETRAYQEKLQEEINQDREEHGKKPFPPDKFDKEESKEIKESTTDPESGYYVKDERTKQFAYSFHAASDRNGFVLGTIVTPGNTHDSLILEPLVEQVIEKVGKPKAVAADAAYKTPAITKFLFENEITPALPYTRPRTKDGFFRKYDYVYDEFYDCYLCPAGEILRYSTTTKEGYREYKSPKHICATCPFLAQCTESKDHQKVVTRHIWHEYLEEADHLRHQSEVKQIYAKRKETIERVFADAKEKHGMRWTTLRGLKKLSMQAMLTFAALNLKKMANWTWRSPVMA; from the coding sequence ATGCTTTCAAAGAACAATCCAATCCAACGAGATCAATTAGAAATGGTTGCTTTAGACCAACTGGTTCCTATGGAACATTTAGTCCGTAAAATGGAAGCAGCCATAGATTTTTCTTTCATTTATGACTTGGTGAAAGATGTGTATTCGGAAGTAGGGCGCCCAAGCATTGACCCTGTGATTTTAATTAAACTCACTTTTATTCAATATACCTTTGGCATTCGTTCCATGCGCCAGACCATTGCCGAAGTAGAAACGAACATGGCTTACCGCTGGTTTTTGGGTTATGGATTCCATGATAAAGTGCCCCACTTCTCCACCTTCGGGAAGAATTACGAACGCCGTTTTAAAGACACTGATTTGTTTGAACAGATTTTCTATCGAATTCTTAAGACCGCAGCTGATAAGAAACTTATTAGTGCAGAACACGTCTTCATTGATTCAACCCACGTTAAAGCAAGTGCGAATAAGCATAAATTCGAGAAGAAAGTAGTGCGGAAGGAAACACGGGCGTATCAAGAGAAACTCCAGGAAGAAATCAATCAAGATCGGGAAGAACATGGGAAGAAGCCTTTTCCTCCTGATAAATTCGACAAGGAAGAATCGAAGGAAATAAAGGAAAGCACGACCGATCCGGAGAGTGGATACTACGTCAAGGATGAACGGACAAAGCAGTTTGCCTACTCCTTTCATGCGGCATCAGACCGAAATGGATTTGTCCTAGGAACAATTGTGACACCTGGTAACACCCATGACAGCCTGATCCTTGAACCACTGGTAGAACAAGTAATAGAGAAAGTTGGAAAGCCCAAAGCCGTTGCGGCCGACGCAGCCTATAAAACTCCAGCCATTACGAAGTTTCTGTTTGAAAATGAAATAACTCCGGCTTTGCCTTATACCCGACCACGAACGAAGGACGGATTCTTCCGTAAATATGACTATGTATATGACGAATTTTATGACTGTTACTTGTGTCCTGCCGGTGAGATCCTAAGGTATTCCACCACTACAAAAGAGGGATATCGTGAGTACAAATCTCCCAAACATATCTGCGCCACCTGCCCATTTTTAGCGCAATGTACAGAAAGCAAAGACCACCAAAAGGTGGTAACGCGCCACATCTGGCATGAGTATTTGGAAGAGGCAGACCATTTAAGGCACCAATCAGAAGTAAAACAAATCTATGCGAAGCGCAAAGAAACCATTGAGCGCGTATTCGCAGATGCAAAAGAAAAGCATGGCATGCGTTGGACAACCCTAAGGGGACTTAAAAAATTGTCGATGCAGGCGATGCTTACTTTCGCTGCATTGAACTTGAAGAAGATGGCCAACTGGACATGGAGAAGTCCAGTAATGGCCTAA
- a CDS encoding DUF1028 domain-containing protein: MTFSITARCEETGQFGVAVTTRVPAVGTLCPFVEAGVGGIATQSFVNPYIGINGLKYLKEGLSAEEVKGRILEEDPEPAIRQFVIVDNTGKAVAFTGDKCDGWNGQVVGKNYGVAGNMLVGEDTILETARAFENSKGKPLAERLIIALQAGQDAGGDKRGRQSAAVKVVSTEEYPLVDLRVDEHPDPVKELGRIYEVAKKELFPFVEMLPTKANPKGNFNFESSREMGLLQDSK, encoded by the coding sequence ATGACTTTTTCAATTACAGCAAGATGTGAGGAAACCGGACAATTTGGTGTTGCTGTGACAACGAGGGTACCGGCTGTCGGGACTCTGTGCCCGTTCGTAGAAGCTGGTGTTGGTGGGATTGCTACCCAATCCTTTGTTAACCCTTATATCGGTATTAACGGGCTGAAATATTTGAAGGAAGGATTATCTGCCGAGGAAGTAAAAGGGAGAATCCTCGAGGAAGATCCTGAACCGGCAATCCGACAATTCGTCATTGTCGACAATACTGGGAAGGCGGTTGCCTTTACTGGTGATAAATGTGATGGTTGGAACGGACAGGTTGTAGGCAAAAACTACGGTGTGGCAGGAAATATGCTTGTCGGGGAAGACACAATTCTCGAAACCGCGAGAGCATTCGAGAACAGCAAGGGGAAGCCGCTTGCAGAAAGGCTGATCATTGCCCTTCAGGCTGGACAGGATGCCGGTGGCGACAAGCGTGGCAGACAATCCGCCGCGGTAAAAGTAGTCAGTACCGAGGAATATCCATTGGTAGACCTGCGCGTCGATGAACATCCCGACCCAGTAAAGGAACTAGGGAGGATCTATGAAGTGGCCAAAAAAGAACTGTTCCCTTTCGTAGAAATGCTCCCAACCAAAGCCAACCCAAAAGGCAATTTTAATTTTGAGTCTTCGAGGGAAATGGGGTTGCTGCAGGATAGTAAATGA
- a CDS encoding Zn-dependent hydrolase has product MQETTAIETFYGRLMDGYNQELSHSGVSGDRIASRLSELSRIGLQESGGVTRPGYSLFEKQAKELVIKWMEDAGLSVTVDGAGNVFGKLPGKSGGPSVVSGSHLDSVPNGGHFDGPLGVISALEVVQSWNNQGYVPDKPYEVVIFSDEEGSRFKSGLTGSRAFMGQISPKELKGLYDENGMTFDEVITEYGSSFDKYIDARNHGREIELFVEVHIEQGKVLEREDEPVGVVSGIAGPAWLEVTFTGEAGHAGNTPMVGRKDPLVAAGMLLQEIEGLPGKVSGTAVATVGRVNVSPNGINVIPQKVQMIADIRDIHEDTRDQLVELIKENAERIAAERGVEVRTSSNTRIKPMPIAQHLQDKLVTAVEKNGIKPVFIPSGAGHDAMIVGEKYPAAMLFVRSKNGISHNPLECTSLNDCVYGVHALKTFIEDVMSG; this is encoded by the coding sequence ATGCAGGAGACAACAGCAATAGAAACTTTTTATGGAAGACTGATGGATGGTTATAATCAGGAGCTAAGCCACTCGGGCGTAAGTGGGGATCGGATTGCGAGCAGGCTTAGTGAACTTTCAAGAATTGGTTTGCAGGAAAGCGGCGGGGTGACCCGCCCAGGTTATTCTTTATTTGAAAAACAGGCGAAGGAATTGGTTATAAAATGGATGGAGGACGCAGGCCTTTCTGTCACGGTTGATGGTGCTGGAAATGTGTTCGGGAAGCTGCCAGGCAAAAGTGGCGGACCTTCCGTTGTTTCCGGATCGCATCTCGACAGCGTGCCGAACGGCGGTCATTTTGACGGCCCGCTTGGTGTTATTTCAGCACTGGAGGTAGTACAGTCTTGGAATAATCAGGGCTATGTACCTGATAAACCGTATGAGGTCGTAATTTTTTCCGATGAGGAAGGATCACGCTTTAAAAGCGGACTGACAGGAAGCCGAGCTTTCATGGGCCAGATTAGCCCGAAGGAATTAAAGGGACTATATGACGAAAACGGAATGACGTTTGATGAAGTAATCACTGAATACGGAAGCAGTTTTGACAAGTATATTGATGCAAGGAACCATGGCAGGGAAATTGAGCTGTTTGTCGAAGTTCATATTGAACAGGGAAAGGTCCTTGAAAGAGAGGATGAACCTGTCGGGGTCGTCAGTGGCATTGCAGGACCCGCCTGGCTGGAAGTCACTTTTACTGGGGAAGCCGGCCACGCGGGAAATACGCCAATGGTTGGACGTAAAGATCCGCTAGTGGCTGCGGGAATGCTCCTTCAGGAAATTGAAGGGCTTCCAGGGAAGGTTTCCGGAACAGCGGTCGCAACTGTGGGAAGAGTCAATGTTTCTCCAAATGGAATTAATGTAATCCCTCAGAAAGTGCAAATGATTGCCGATATCCGTGATATCCATGAAGACACCCGAGACCAGCTGGTGGAGCTGATTAAGGAAAATGCAGAAAGAATAGCAGCTGAGAGGGGCGTCGAGGTCAGGACAAGCTCCAATACAAGAATCAAGCCGATGCCGATTGCCCAACACCTTCAGGACAAGTTGGTTACAGCAGTCGAGAAAAACGGAATAAAGCCTGTTTTTATTCCAAGTGGAGCTGGCCATGACGCGATGATTGTAGGAGAAAAGTATCCAGCGGCGATGTTATTTGTCAGGAGCAAGAACGGCATCAGCCACAATCCGCTTGAATGTACCTCACTGAATGACTGCGTTTATGGGGTACATGCTTTAAAAACGTTTATCGAAGATGTTATGAGTGGTTGA
- a CDS encoding sodium:solute symporter family transporter, producing the protein MSALWVNILVILALGAAFIVTSWYISRKVSTADDYISGNGKLGVAFGTTSLLAFWVTGNTIMAAPEAAYGMGAIGAIAYSFLGGVAVVAFSPLGKRIHAIIPNGKTIGDFYKNRFDKKNYYFFLLMVFIYIFGLLMTQGIGGGLLLEQTFHIPYELAVVLTFLIVIIYASMGGFSSVTGIAFFQVMLIFVVVIVVPPIVYFTTGVAPVYEGIQKLAPEKLDLLLPSGILFMFAGAMMGIGEVFMDNTFWQRAYAVRKEKLMSIFSLAGIGWFFVPLATATLAFVAIGTGQAPEQVNQVAPYIAEIYGGEFVSWVFLVGVWSALASTIAAILNSLVSLILNDVYKSINPNADNNKLLKMAKGLTVVIGILALLISLPKFLTMLQMLIFLGVINAAFVFPIIYGLFWKKLNADVSFWAAILAVIGGYIAYYTIGSLQGVVVSGWISFLVCWVGSMVKPANYDWEQLYRVGTIPEVTRK; encoded by the coding sequence ATGAGCGCTCTTTGGGTTAATATACTTGTTATTCTAGCACTTGGGGCAGCCTTCATCGTAACTAGCTGGTACATTTCAAGGAAGGTCTCCACCGCTGATGATTATATTTCAGGGAATGGGAAGCTCGGTGTCGCATTTGGAACTACTTCTCTCCTTGCCTTCTGGGTAACAGGCAACACCATCATGGCAGCTCCTGAAGCAGCATATGGCATGGGGGCTATCGGAGCAATTGCTTATTCCTTTTTGGGCGGTGTGGCTGTAGTCGCATTCTCACCACTGGGCAAAAGGATTCACGCTATCATTCCAAATGGAAAGACAATCGGCGACTTTTACAAGAACCGGTTTGATAAAAAGAACTATTATTTCTTTTTACTAATGGTATTCATCTATATTTTCGGATTGCTGATGACCCAGGGAATTGGGGGCGGCCTCCTGCTCGAGCAGACTTTCCATATTCCTTATGAGCTTGCTGTAGTGCTGACTTTCCTAATCGTCATTATCTATGCTTCGATGGGCGGCTTCTCGTCTGTCACAGGAATTGCTTTCTTCCAGGTTATGCTCATATTCGTTGTAGTTATTGTCGTTCCGCCGATTGTGTACTTTACAACTGGTGTAGCGCCTGTGTATGAAGGAATACAAAAGTTGGCACCGGAAAAACTTGATTTGCTGCTGCCGTCTGGAATCCTATTCATGTTTGCCGGAGCGATGATGGGCATTGGCGAGGTTTTCATGGATAACACATTCTGGCAAAGGGCATATGCGGTCCGGAAAGAAAAATTGATGAGCATCTTCTCACTTGCCGGGATTGGCTGGTTCTTCGTTCCGCTTGCCACAGCTACCCTTGCTTTCGTAGCAATCGGTACCGGTCAGGCGCCAGAACAGGTAAACCAGGTAGCACCATATATTGCCGAGATTTATGGCGGCGAATTTGTTAGCTGGGTCTTCCTTGTCGGAGTATGGTCTGCCCTTGCTTCTACTATCGCGGCGATTCTTAACTCATTGGTTTCGCTGATTTTAAATGATGTGTATAAATCAATCAATCCAAATGCGGATAATAACAAACTGCTTAAAATGGCAAAGGGCCTGACGGTGGTCATTGGAATTCTGGCACTTCTCATCAGCTTGCCGAAATTCCTGACTATGCTGCAGATGCTCATTTTCCTTGGTGTTATCAACGCGGCATTTGTCTTCCCAATCATTTATGGCCTGTTCTGGAAAAAGCTGAATGCCGATGTTAGTTTCTGGGCAGCTATCCTTGCCGTCATTGGTGGATATATTGCTTACTATACAATCGGTTCGCTACAGGGTGTAGTTGTAAGCGGATGGATTTCCTTCCTCGTCTGCTGGGTTGGCAGCATGGTGAAACCTGCAAATTATGATTGGGAACAACTATATCGGGTCGGAACCATACCGGAGGTGACACGCAAATGA
- a CDS encoding GAF domain-containing protein: protein MNTEKQLMSLINATKALTSTRDLDEVLQLIIEEVLSVFDWADASVLFLLDSQKEYLKAKSAVGFNMEYMGKVALQPNEGMSGKTLVLKEPLLFTSGTDTYKGMSDLSPTNMDFYQKSLGKDHQIPTSTICAPLITEGKCIGVLTIDSFSENVQFNQENLMLLQTFAAQAVIAIENATLISRNERSNRIHRELTKVYMSNQDLAVITKTLSELINKTVGVFNEFFDLLANTDKKIEKINDFIKEEGSWNGELPLNMKVYIDGEEYQVYFFSIMIDKELAGVLIVAAEEHEVLDSLDIFAIEQATTVFALEIQSLNQNISNQFSYQRSIMNDILKNPDKGMAILKKTGLYRKNDVYAFLTVELADSYDHNGGIGLKQSFSRQLHRNLTLVPEVTLVYEDGFRFSILFSLRETVVEADFHKKIRDFVSSLAERFPLHAGVGRIFSTFSDIHYSLQDSLVCVDYMKQTDHSSAFILTYKELGMYRLFLGMDQKELEGFLRMDLYKILEYDYQHNTELAATLECYLANSQSTKKTAEMMFLHENTVKYRINRIKKILEIYDLTGELGLELYLALKINKYLNKPTLSV, encoded by the coding sequence ATGAATACTGAGAAGCAGCTTATGAGTTTGATAAATGCTACTAAGGCTTTGACTTCTACTCGGGACCTTGATGAGGTTCTCCAATTGATTATAGAAGAGGTACTGAGTGTCTTCGATTGGGCAGACGCGAGTGTTCTGTTCCTTTTGGATTCTCAAAAAGAATACCTGAAGGCTAAGTCTGCTGTCGGTTTTAATATGGAATATATGGGGAAAGTGGCGCTTCAGCCTAATGAAGGAATGAGTGGCAAGACGCTTGTATTGAAGGAGCCGTTGTTGTTCACTTCTGGCACTGATACATATAAGGGGATGTCCGATCTCTCACCTACGAATATGGATTTCTACCAAAAATCGCTCGGGAAAGACCACCAGATACCGACAAGCACAATCTGTGCCCCGTTGATTACGGAAGGAAAGTGCATCGGCGTGCTGACGATTGATAGCTTTTCAGAAAACGTCCAGTTTAATCAGGAAAACCTTATGCTTCTTCAGACCTTCGCTGCCCAGGCCGTGATTGCTATTGAAAATGCGACGCTGATTTCCAGGAATGAGCGTTCGAACCGTATTCACCGGGAATTAACAAAAGTATATATGTCAAATCAGGATTTAGCTGTAATTACGAAGACACTTTCGGAATTAATCAACAAAACGGTAGGCGTGTTTAATGAATTTTTCGATTTGCTAGCAAATACAGATAAGAAAATTGAGAAAATCAATGATTTTATTAAAGAGGAAGGCTCATGGAATGGTGAGCTGCCGCTTAATATGAAGGTCTACATTGATGGTGAAGAGTATCAGGTTTACTTCTTTTCGATCATGATTGATAAAGAACTGGCAGGAGTGCTGATTGTAGCTGCTGAAGAGCATGAAGTGCTTGATTCCCTTGATATCTTTGCAATTGAGCAGGCAACGACTGTTTTTGCACTCGAAATTCAGTCGTTGAATCAGAATATTTCTAATCAGTTCAGTTATCAGCGTTCAATAATGAATGACATTTTAAAAAATCCCGATAAAGGCATGGCTATCCTTAAAAAAACTGGCTTATATCGAAAGAATGATGTTTATGCTTTTTTGACAGTGGAACTAGCTGATAGTTACGACCATAATGGCGGGATTGGGTTAAAACAAAGCTTTTCCCGGCAACTTCACAGGAATCTGACCCTTGTTCCGGAGGTAACCCTGGTTTATGAAGACGGCTTTCGCTTTTCTATTTTATTTTCCCTAAGGGAGACGGTAGTTGAGGCTGACTTTCATAAAAAGATTCGTGATTTCGTGTCCAGCCTGGCAGAACGATTCCCGCTACACGCTGGTGTGGGCAGGATTTTTAGTACTTTTTCCGACATCCATTATTCCTTACAGGACTCTTTGGTGTGTGTTGATTACATGAAGCAGACAGATCATTCCAGCGCATTTATTTTGACATATAAGGAGCTTGGGATGTACCGGCTATTTCTAGGAATGGATCAAAAAGAACTTGAAGGCTTCTTGAGAATGGACCTCTATAAAATACTTGAATATGATTACCAGCATAACACTGAACTTGCAGCAACATTGGAATGCTATCTTGCCAATAGCCAGAGTACCAAGAAAACGGCCGAAATGATGTTTCTTCATGAAAATACAGTGAAGTACCGGATCAATAGAATCAAAAAAATTCTCGAAATTTACGATTTGACTGGAGAATTAGGACTGGAACTTTATCTGGCGTTAAAAATTAATAAATACCTTAATAAGCCGACTTTGTCTGTATGA
- a CDS encoding CoA-transferase subunit beta produces MTQTHRPVDIMTCAISNMLKDGETVFHGVSSHLPMVAMSLAKQMHAPDLVHLNIPGGVNPGSIRHASYSSAGADLLDSGEAYFPLEEVFDLSMRGRLDVAFLGGIQFDINGNVNASVIGDYHRPKLRLPGGAGSAVLIPTAKKAIIWRTKHDVRTFVEQVDFVTTRGNLWKIVTPLCVFEFKNGKLHLDTIHPTASLQEVKDNTGFELLYDEIKYTADPTKEELTMLKKIDPHDYRAIEF; encoded by the coding sequence ATGACACAAACTCATCGGCCGGTTGATATCATGACATGTGCCATCTCCAATATGCTGAAGGACGGGGAAACGGTGTTCCATGGTGTCTCATCGCACCTGCCAATGGTCGCAATGAGCCTTGCTAAGCAAATGCATGCTCCAGACTTGGTTCACCTGAACATCCCGGGCGGGGTCAATCCCGGCTCTATCCGACATGCATCTTACTCTTCTGCTGGTGCTGATTTGCTTGATAGCGGAGAAGCCTATTTCCCGCTTGAAGAAGTGTTTGACCTGTCCATGAGGGGGAGGCTGGATGTCGCATTCCTTGGAGGAATCCAGTTTGACATCAATGGAAATGTAAATGCATCGGTAATTGGTGACTACCATCGTCCGAAGCTTCGCCTGCCTGGTGGAGCAGGAAGTGCCGTGTTAATACCTACAGCGAAGAAAGCGATCATTTGGCGGACGAAGCACGACGTCCGGACCTTCGTCGAACAAGTGGACTTCGTTACTACAAGGGGAAACCTATGGAAAATCGTCACCCCGCTCTGCGTATTCGAATTCAAGAACGGCAAGCTCCACCTTGACACCATCCACCCAACCGCTTCACTTCAAGAGGTAAAAGACAACACCGGATTTGAACTGCTTTATGACGAAATCAAGTACACGGCAGACCCTACGAAAGAAGAATTAACGATGCTTAAAAAAATTGATCCGCATGATTATCGGGCGATAGAGTTTTAA